One region of Thunnus thynnus chromosome 14, fThuThy2.1, whole genome shotgun sequence genomic DNA includes:
- the tlx1 gene encoding T-cell leukemia homeobox protein 1 yields the protein MDHIGILGAHLQQHTHVEPISFGIDQILSNVEQSCMLGARMHEPDYGHPVYNNGANSGLNGGGFTCGNTGYNGTNSSCGVASLGGAYHMNMGVNMNGTNVNAAGVIRVPAHRPLSGGNSSVPPGSGTINNLTALTFPWMESNRRYTKDRFTGHPYQNRTPPKKKKPRTSFTRLQICELEKRFHRQKYLASAERAALAKALKMTDAQVKTWFQNRRTKWRRQTAEEREAERQQANRILMQLQQEAFQKTINQPLTPDPLCLQNSSLFALQNLQPWTESTGKISSVSACE from the exons ATGGATCACATTGGGATACTAGGAGCGCATCTGCAGCAGCATACGCACGTGGAGCCCATCAGCTTCGGCATCGATCAGATCCTCAGTAACGTGGAGCAGAGCTGCATGCTGGGTGCGAGGATGCACGAGCCGGACTACGGACACCCGGTGTACAACAACGGCGCTAACAGCGGCCTGAACGGCGGCGGCTTCACCTGCGGTAACACCGGATATAACGGCACCAACAGCTCTTGCGGGGTCGCTTCCCTCGGCGGGGCTTATCACATGAACATGGGTGTGAATATGAACGGGACTAATGTGAACGCCGCCGGGGTCATCCGTGTCCCCGCGCACCGGCCTCTGAGCGGCGGGAACTCCTCAGTGCCGCCGGGAAGCGGCACCATCAACAACCTGACCGCGCTCACCTTCCCCTGGATGGAGAGCAACAGACGCTACACCAAAGACAGGTTCACAG GTCATCCCTACCAGAACCGGACGCCACCTAAGAAGAAGAAGCCTCGGACATCCTTCACTCGGCTGCAGATCTGCGAGCTGGAGAAACGCTTCCACCGACAGAAGTACCTGGCGTCTGCTGAGCGAGCCGCCCTCGCCAAAGCCCTGAAGATGACTGACGCTCAGGTCAAAACCTGGTTCCAAAACAGACGCACCAAATGGAG GCGGCAGACGGCGGAGGAGCGGGAGGCGGAGAGGCAGCAGGCCAACCGGATTCtcatgcagctgcagcaggaggcCTTCCAGAAGACCATCAACCAGCCGCTGACACCGGACCCGCTGTGCCTGCAGAACAGCTCTCTGTTCGCCCTGCAGAACCTGCAGCCCTGGACCGAGAGCACCGGCAAGATCAGCAGTGTGTCGGCCTGCGAGTAG
- the sdhaf4 gene encoding succinate dehydrogenase assembly factor 4, mitochondrial, which translates to MSVLRFCASTSKHVVSKSLALESIFTGGFRAASGAAGDRQPLKKAQTPQGRFDISEEKSKDVLEKYPDDVNPVTKEKGGPRGPEPTRYGDWERKGRCVDF; encoded by the exons ATGTCTGTCCTGCGGTTCTGCGCCTCAACCAGCAAACATGTTGTTTCAAAGAGTTTGGCTTTGGAGTCTATTTTTACAG GAGGTTTCCGGGCTGCCAGCGGAGCAGCGGGGGACCGGCAGCCGCTGAAGAAAGCTCAAACCCCGCAGGGTCGATTCGACATTTCCGAGGAGAAGAGCAAGGATGTTCTGGAAA AGTACCCTGATGATGTGAACCCTGTGACAAAGGAGAAGGGTGGGCCCCGGGGTCCAGAGCCCACGCGCTACGGAGACTGGGAGAGGAAGGGCCGCTGTGTGGACTTCTAG